One window of the Deltaproteobacteria bacterium genome contains the following:
- a CDS encoding DUF488 domain-containing protein — protein MRILTIGGYGFTEDKFIHTLKSADVDILVDIRQRRGLRGSRYAFLNSKRLQAILNSANIRYLYVRELAPTSEIRETQKREDANSKTSKRDRLHLSPNFVSKYQNAILSTFDFTNFQHSLISAQAIAFFCVEGAPEACHRSLAAEHIASLFDENIQVEHLIP, from the coding sequence ATGCGAATCTTGACAATTGGTGGTTATGGATTCACCGAAGATAAATTTATCCATACGTTGAAATCAGCTGATGTAGATATTTTAGTAGATATACGACAGCGTCGTGGTCTGCGTGGTTCGCGCTATGCATTTCTTAATAGTAAACGGCTTCAAGCAATTTTGAATTCAGCGAATATTAGATATTTATATGTTCGTGAACTTGCCCCAACTTCTGAGATCCGTGAGACGCAAAAGCGTGAAGATGCTAATTCGAAGACATCCAAACGTGATCGTTTGCATTTGTCTCCAAATTTCGTAAGCAAATATCAAAATGCAATTTTATCCACTTTTGATTTTACCAACTTTCAACATAGTTTAATTTCAGCTCAAGCTATTGCGTTTTTTTGCGTTGAAGGGGCTCCTGAAGCATGTCATCGCTCTCTTGCTGCTGAGCATATTGCAAGCTTATTTGATGAGAACATACAAGTGGAGCATTTAATTCCATGA
- a CDS encoding DUF488 domain-containing protein, translating into MEANLKGNIFTIGYGAQTPATLLKHLKRAKIKYVVDVRSIPYSRYQPDYSKEVFEQFLDKNGMRYVFMGDLLGGRPKDDDCYIDGKVAYAKIRSKEYFKRGLVRIINAFKQGLNICLLCSESKPTQCHRAKLIGCALSDEGVQVLHLLPNGTSCTQQEVVRELTKGQQNLFAEHFVSRKVYKQGHVCES; encoded by the coding sequence ATGGAAGCAAATCTAAAGGGCAATATTTTTACAATCGGTTATGGTGCTCAAACACCAGCAACACTGCTTAAACATCTTAAAAGGGCTAAAATTAAATATGTTGTAGATGTAAGATCTATACCATATTCAAGATATCAACCCGATTATTCGAAAGAAGTTTTTGAACAGTTTCTTGATAAAAATGGTATGCGATATGTATTTATGGGAGATTTACTGGGAGGGCGCCCGAAAGACGATGATTGCTACATTGATGGCAAAGTAGCCTATGCTAAAATACGAAGCAAAGAATATTTCAAACGAGGCCTAGTTCGTATTATCAATGCATTTAAACAAGGCTTAAATATCTGCTTATTATGCAGCGAAAGTAAACCTACTCAATGCCATAGAGCAAAATTAATTGGCTGCGCTTTATCAGATGAAGGGGTTCAAGTTTTACACCTTCTTCCTAATGGAACAAGCTGTACACAGCAAGAAGTAGTTAGAGAGCTAACAAAAGGTCAGCAGAACTTGTTTGCTGAGCATTTTGTTTCGCGTAAAGTCTACAAGCAAGGGCATGTATGCGAATCTTGA